In Flavobacterium hankyongi, the genomic window TCGGAATAGTTCATTTCAACTTTTGAGCCTTGCTTAGGAAGTTTACCATCTGAGAAACCTCTAAACAATATTCCTTCTATAATAAAGTCTTCTGAAACGTTATAAGGATCGTATTGTGTTTTTAAATTGATATCAAATAATTTTGCAGTGTTGTTAGACCAAAAAGCTTTCCAGCCACTTTTTAATTCTTTTATAAGATCAAAAGTTGTGCTTCCAGTTTGACGGTGAATTAACTTAACCAATATTTGACCATCTTTACGACTCAACTTTTTTAATTGGTCTTCAAACTCATTGGTTAGATAATTCTCGACCAATTTAAAATACTTCTTTTTATCTCTTTCAGACTTTAATGCTTTCATCCCTTCGTTAAGCGCCACTAATCTATCTGCTGCTATTTTTGCATATGGATATGTTTTGTGTACTCTTCTTTGTAGAATTAGAAACTTCTTTCTTTCTTCAGCAGATTTAAAATAGTCTCTGTTGGAAACATATATTTCTTCTAGAGTATAACTAACGTGTGTAACTGTATCATTATCTAAATCGGCTTGGGTAACTGCTGTGGTGTCTTTTTTTATTTGGGCATTAGTTGCGAGACCAAATAGCAATAAACCGACAATTAGTTTTATAGATTTCATTATATAGATTGTTTGTTCAAAAATATAAATTATTCAGCAAGTGTAATGCCAAATGCTTAAATTAGCAAAAAAATATTTTATGTCATCAAAATCAGTACTAAA contains:
- a CDS encoding DUF4294 domain-containing protein, translating into MKSIKLIVGLLLFGLATNAQIKKDTTAVTQADLDNDTVTHVSYTLEEIYVSNRDYFKSAEERKKFLILQRRVHKTYPYAKIAADRLVALNEGMKALKSERDKKKYFKLVENYLTNEFEDQLKKLSRKDGQILVKLIHRQTGSTTFDLIKELKSGWKAFWSNNTAKLFDINLKTQYDPYNVSEDFIIEGILFRGFSDGKLPKQGSKVEMNYSELAKLWRERIKASKQQ